From a single Brachyhypopomus gauderio isolate BG-103 unplaced genomic scaffold, BGAUD_0.2 sc85, whole genome shotgun sequence genomic region:
- the fanci gene encoding Fanconi anemia group I protein isoform X3 yields MFRDVPLSPEELQFVIEKVLRMFLKLDLQEIPPLVYQLLLLSAKGCKKLVLDGIKNYFRVQDLHQKDEQKKGETMDVEAQTIPQDQLRHVEGTTILHIVFAIRLDQELGKEFLKSIKVCQGQLLCPFSIALLLSVARIQRYEDQVFEFLKGAVIKSFKDEQLQQGSRFLQDLLPPSSSVSHMIIDTVKNSVFGWDHVTQSLVQLGFILMDSFGPKPGPFGKTTESPTGAAKTPSQLACRLGGQVLLESFKMHEPIRSEILEQVLNRLVTKTASPVTHFIELLSNIVISAPMILLESSSKVTETFDQLSFLPLSTVQGLLRAVQPLLKVSVSLKDALILVLRKAMFSSQLDGRKSAVAGFLLLLKNFRVLGSFAPSQSSQTMTSSQTMTSSQVQADVHSRYNSAANESFCLEILSSLRRCLGQQADVRLLLYQGFHDVLRRNSQLASSIMQTLLSQLRRYYEPEQDLLPPVKLESCISAQGDQVFLQEPLAHLLSCTVHCLLWCQSTREPAAGASDDEDEDEEEGFQDELCAVLESITRRMLKTELEDFELDKSAEFSMASSVGVKNSIYAVLVMGMYEVLIEYNFITANYSKSRLQDVLELFNRYYKLAEILREKSGKSRSTSSRSPRSLLSLGFVSSLLTALFRDSVQSHEEGLSVLRSSVELQRHTVSVALQKLQQLEETGYADTLEGLSPDKTFRYLCDITSVLVWRYTNIPSAVEDAGKKEKGVSVSLLCVEGLLRVFSTVLQQYPTRVARFLRSLRVSGEEEEEEEEGESENTNLTEKAAFYVRQFQRALFTQLSGGEEDFNSREAQLLVSVLSLLSRLLQPCSPQFAQMVTWTVKICKETSFEDISFSKGLLSLLFSLHVLYKSPVSLLWELCQDVHSQLGDIDQDVEVEKQSHFAMVSMKTAAAITLVVLSQVGKVLDEVEWLIGMKKSQLTSERTSTAGQQDPVEKAVTLQLGTLLTALNELVQTALPPGGCTDLLLRELSRTYNILTSFIKYYIKLCSTQPGQLPARLEKLVKLSGSHLTPQCYCFITYVQSGEMNVGANGKKKKKKEEEVASAKILRETKAVPTLIYNIEQYEKFLIYLSKKSKVNLMQYMKLSTSRDFRINAATLDAALQEQDNSQQTEETPVSEESQAPKKKKRKQ; encoded by the exons ATGTTCAG GGATGTGCCCTTATCTCCAGAGGAGCTGCAGTTTGTAATTGAGAAGGTCTTGAGGATGTTCCTCAAGCTGGACCTGCAAGAGATCCCTCCTCTGGTCTACCAGCTTCTCCTTCTTTCTGCGAAG ggCTGTAAAAAGCTTGTGCTGGATGGAATTAAAAACTACTTTCGAGTGCAGGACCTGCATCAGAAAGATGAGCAGAAGAAAGGAGA GACTATGGATGTGGAGGCACAGACCATCCCACAGGACCAGCTCAGACATGTGGAAGGAACCACCATTTTGCACATTGTATTCGCAATTCGCCTTGACCAGGAGCTCGGCAAGGAATTCTTAAAAAGCATCAAG gTTTGTCAAGGGCAGCTGTTGTGTCCCTTTAGTATTGCCCTGTTGCTTTCTGTGGCTCGCATACAGCGCTACGAGGACCAG GTGTTCGAGTTCCTGAAAGGAGCTGTCATTAAGAGTTTCAAGGATGAGCAGCTTCAGCAGGGTTCCAGGTTCCTACAGGATCTGCTGCCCCCAAGCAGCAGTGTCTCTCACATGATTATAGACACCGTCAAGAACAG TGTGTTTGGCTGGGACCACGTCACTCAGAGCCTGGTGCAGTTAGGGTTCATCCTTATGGACTCTTTTGGGCCAAAGCCAGGACCTTTTGGGAAGACAACTGAATCCCCCACTGGTGCAGCTAAAACCCCCTCCCAGCTGGCATGCCGCCTTGGTGGACAAGTTCTCCTGGAGAGCTTCAAA ATGCATGAGCCAATCAGAAGCGAGATCCTGGAGCAGGTGCTGAATCGACTGGTTACGAAGACGGCTTCaccagttacccatttcatcG AACTGCTCTCTAACATTGTCATCTCGGCTCCCATGATCCTCCTGGAGTCATCCTCAAAAGTGACTGAGACCTTTGACCAGCTGTCTTTCCTCCCTCTCAGCACAGTGCAGGGGCTTCTCAGAGCTGTTCAG CCACTGCTGAAGGTCAGCGTGTCCTTAAAAGACGCCCTGATTCTGGTGCTGAGGAAAGCCATGTTCTCCAG TCAGCTCGACGGGCGCAAGTCTGCCGTGGCCGGGTTCCTTCTGCTGCTGAAGAACTTCCGGGTCTTGGGCAGCTTTGCCCCCAGCCAGTCCAGCCAGACCATGACCTCCAGTCAGACCATGACCTCCAGCCAG gtcCAGGCAGACGTGCACTCGCGGTATAACTCTGCTGCTAACGAGTCCTTCTGTTTGGAGATCCTCAGTAGTCTGCGTCGATGCCTTGGTCAGCAGGCGGACGTGCGTCTCCTGCTCTACCAG GGTTTCCATGACGTTCTCCGACGCAACTCCCAACTGGCAAGTTCTATCATGCAAACCCTTCTGTCACAG CTGAGACGGTATTATGAGCCCGAACAGGACCTGCTGCCCCCAGTTAAGCTGGAGTCATGCATCAGTGCACAGGGAGACCAGGTCTTCCTCCAGGAACCTCTG GCCCATTTGCTCTCCTGTACTGTTCATTGCCTGCTGTGGTGTCAGAGTACACGTGAGCCCGCTGCAGGAGCAAGCGATGATGAAGACGAGGATGAAGAGGAAGGGTTCCAGGACGAGCTCTGTGCTGTCCTGGAGAGCATCACCAGACGCATGCTGAAGACTGAGCTGGAGGACTTTGAGCTG GACAAGTCAGCCGAGTTCTCCATGGCGTCCAGCGTCGGGGTGAAGAACAGTATCTACGCTGTACTGGTGATGGGGATGTATGAAGTTCTCATAGAATACAACTTCATCACAGCCAACTACAG TAAGAGTCGTCTCCAGGATGTCTTGGAGCTCTTTAATCGTTACTATAAGCTTGCTGAGATCCTGAGGGAGAAATCTGGGAAGAGCCGCAGTACCTCCAGTAGGAGTCCACGCAGCCTCCTCTCCTTGGGCTTCGTGTCCTCCCTGCTCACAGCGCTCTTCAG GGACAGCGTTCAGAGCCATGAGGAGGGTCTGTCTGTTCTGCGCTCCAGTGTGGAGCTCCAACGTCACACCGTGAGCGTGGCCCTGCAGAAGCTCCAGCAGCTGGAGGAGACGGGCTACGCCGACACGCTGGAGGGCCTGAGCCCCGACAAGACCTTCCGCTACCTCTGTGACATCACCAG tgtgctggtgtggcgttaCACCAACATCCCATCTGCCGTAGAGGATGCTGGGAAGAAGGAGAAGGGAGTGAGCGTGtctctgctctgtgtggagggCCTGTTACGTGTCTTCAGTACGGTGCTGCAGCAGTATCCCACCAGAGTGGCCCGCTTCCTGCGCTCTCTCC GTGTttctggagaggaggaagaggaggaggaggaaggggagTCTGAGAACACTAACCTCACAGAAAAGGCAGCCTTCTACGTTCGCCAGTTCCAG CGCGCCCTGTTTACCCAGCTgagcggaggagaggaggactTCAACAGTAGAGAGGCCCAGCTCCTGGTCAGCGTCCTGAGCCTGCTGTCTCGCCTGCTGCAGCCCTGCTCTCCACAG TTTGCCCAGATGGTAACCTGGACAGTCAAAATCTGCAAAGAAACCAGCTTTG aggaCATATCCTTCAGTAAGGGTCTACTTTCACTGCTCTTCAGCCTGCATGTCCTCTACAAAAGTCCAGTGTCTCTGCTGTGGGAGCTGTGTCAGGACGTCCACAGCCAGCTGGGAGACATAGACCAG GATGTAGAAGTAGAGAAACAGTCCCACTTCGCCATGGTCAGcatgaagacagcagcagccaTCACG ctcGTAGTTTTGTCCCAGGTGGGGAAGGTATTGGATGAAGTGGAGTGGTTAATCGGCATGAAAAAAAGCCAGTTAACCTCTGAGAGGACGAGCACAG caGGTCAGCAGGACCCTGTAGAGAAAGCGGTGACCCTGCAGTTAGGGACCCTGCTAACGGCTCTGAATGAGCTGGTGCAGACAGcgctgccccctggtggctgCACAGACTTACTGCTGCGTGAGCTCAGCCGCACCTACAACATCCTCACCTCCTTCATCAAATAC TATATCAAGCTGTGTTCTACACAACCTGGCCAACTACCAGCCCGTCTGGAGAAACTG GTCAAGCTGTCAGGCTCTCACCTCACCCCGCAGTGCTATTGTTTCATCACCTATGTCCAG
- the fanci gene encoding Fanconi anemia group I protein isoform X1 — protein sequence MRGAVDQILSLSEGDDIKELQQHLDSLSDDQLTVLITNAALKGKNGAALIKAIFRGSPVSDSNGASRRLCVYKHCIPLCESGDLQTEVVSDIIGLLMLETHTLAGPSLAVLASLFVDAIKVGEMGSGKSLELFPTILTALAGTETVAYGKGELSGDEYKKQLINSLCSSRWDPQSVIHLTTMFRDVPLSPEELQFVIEKVLRMFLKLDLQEIPPLVYQLLLLSAKGCKKLVLDGIKNYFRVQDLHQKDEQKKGETMDVEAQTIPQDQLRHVEGTTILHIVFAIRLDQELGKEFLKSIKVCQGQLLCPFSIALLLSVARIQRYEDQVFEFLKGAVIKSFKDEQLQQGSRFLQDLLPPSSSVSHMIIDTVKNSVFGWDHVTQSLVQLGFILMDSFGPKPGPFGKTTESPTGAAKTPSQLACRLGGQVLLESFKMHEPIRSEILEQVLNRLVTKTASPVTHFIELLSNIVISAPMILLESSSKVTETFDQLSFLPLSTVQGLLRAVQPLLKVSVSLKDALILVLRKAMFSSQLDGRKSAVAGFLLLLKNFRVLGSFAPSQSSQTMTSSQTMTSSQVQADVHSRYNSAANESFCLEILSSLRRCLGQQADVRLLLYQGFHDVLRRNSQLASSIMQTLLSQLRRYYEPEQDLLPPVKLESCISAQGDQVFLQEPLAHLLSCTVHCLLWCQSTREPAAGASDDEDEDEEEGFQDELCAVLESITRRMLKTELEDFELDKSAEFSMASSVGVKNSIYAVLVMGMYEVLIEYNFITANYSKSRLQDVLELFNRYYKLAEILREKSGKSRSTSSRSPRSLLSLGFVSSLLTALFRDSVQSHEEGLSVLRSSVELQRHTVSVALQKLQQLEETGYADTLEGLSPDKTFRYLCDITSVLVWRYTNIPSAVEDAGKKEKGVSVSLLCVEGLLRVFSTVLQQYPTRVARFLRSLRVSGEEEEEEEEGESENTNLTEKAAFYVRQFQRALFTQLSGGEEDFNSREAQLLVSVLSLLSRLLQPCSPQFAQMVTWTVKICKETSFEDISFSKGLLSLLFSLHVLYKSPVSLLWELCQDVHSQLGDIDQDVEVEKQSHFAMVSMKTAAAITLVVLSQVGKVLDEVEWLIGMKKSQLTSERTSTAGQQDPVEKAVTLQLGTLLTALNELVQTALPPGGCTDLLLRELSRTYNILTSFIKYYIKLCSTQPGQLPARLEKLVKLSGSHLTPQCYCFITYVQSGEMNVGANGKKKKKKEEEVASAKILRETKAVPTLIYNIEQYEKFLIYLSKKSKVNLMQYMKLSTSRDFRINAATLDAALQEQDNSQQTEETPVSEESQAPKKKKRKQ from the exons ATGAGAGGAGCTGTTGACCAGATTCTGTCCTTATCAGAAGGAGATGATATTAAGGAGCTCCAGCAGCACCTTGATTCTCTTTCTGATGATCAG CTGACTGTACTAATTACAAATGCAGCCCTGAAAGGAAAGAATGGAGCTGCCCTGATCAAAGCCATATTCAGAG GCTCACCGGTGAGTGATTCGAATGGAGCAAGtcgcaggttgtgtgtgtataaacactGTATTCCTCTGTGTGAATCTGGAGACCTACAGACAGAGGTGGTCTCAGACATTATTGGGCTGTTAATGTTGGAG ACACACACTTTAGCTGGCCCTTCACTGGCAGTGTTAGCGTCTCTATTTGTGGATGCTATTAAAGTAGGTGAAATGGGTAGTGGCAAATCTCTGGAGCTCTTCCCCACTATCCTTACTGCCCTGGCGGGTACAGAGACTGTGGCCTATGgcaaag GTGAATTAAGTGGAGATGAATACAAGAAGCAACTGATCAACAGTCTGTGCTCAAGCAG GTGGGATCCACAGAGTGTTATCCACCTCACCACCATGTTCAG GGATGTGCCCTTATCTCCAGAGGAGCTGCAGTTTGTAATTGAGAAGGTCTTGAGGATGTTCCTCAAGCTGGACCTGCAAGAGATCCCTCCTCTGGTCTACCAGCTTCTCCTTCTTTCTGCGAAG ggCTGTAAAAAGCTTGTGCTGGATGGAATTAAAAACTACTTTCGAGTGCAGGACCTGCATCAGAAAGATGAGCAGAAGAAAGGAGA GACTATGGATGTGGAGGCACAGACCATCCCACAGGACCAGCTCAGACATGTGGAAGGAACCACCATTTTGCACATTGTATTCGCAATTCGCCTTGACCAGGAGCTCGGCAAGGAATTCTTAAAAAGCATCAAG gTTTGTCAAGGGCAGCTGTTGTGTCCCTTTAGTATTGCCCTGTTGCTTTCTGTGGCTCGCATACAGCGCTACGAGGACCAG GTGTTCGAGTTCCTGAAAGGAGCTGTCATTAAGAGTTTCAAGGATGAGCAGCTTCAGCAGGGTTCCAGGTTCCTACAGGATCTGCTGCCCCCAAGCAGCAGTGTCTCTCACATGATTATAGACACCGTCAAGAACAG TGTGTTTGGCTGGGACCACGTCACTCAGAGCCTGGTGCAGTTAGGGTTCATCCTTATGGACTCTTTTGGGCCAAAGCCAGGACCTTTTGGGAAGACAACTGAATCCCCCACTGGTGCAGCTAAAACCCCCTCCCAGCTGGCATGCCGCCTTGGTGGACAAGTTCTCCTGGAGAGCTTCAAA ATGCATGAGCCAATCAGAAGCGAGATCCTGGAGCAGGTGCTGAATCGACTGGTTACGAAGACGGCTTCaccagttacccatttcatcG AACTGCTCTCTAACATTGTCATCTCGGCTCCCATGATCCTCCTGGAGTCATCCTCAAAAGTGACTGAGACCTTTGACCAGCTGTCTTTCCTCCCTCTCAGCACAGTGCAGGGGCTTCTCAGAGCTGTTCAG CCACTGCTGAAGGTCAGCGTGTCCTTAAAAGACGCCCTGATTCTGGTGCTGAGGAAAGCCATGTTCTCCAG TCAGCTCGACGGGCGCAAGTCTGCCGTGGCCGGGTTCCTTCTGCTGCTGAAGAACTTCCGGGTCTTGGGCAGCTTTGCCCCCAGCCAGTCCAGCCAGACCATGACCTCCAGTCAGACCATGACCTCCAGCCAG gtcCAGGCAGACGTGCACTCGCGGTATAACTCTGCTGCTAACGAGTCCTTCTGTTTGGAGATCCTCAGTAGTCTGCGTCGATGCCTTGGTCAGCAGGCGGACGTGCGTCTCCTGCTCTACCAG GGTTTCCATGACGTTCTCCGACGCAACTCCCAACTGGCAAGTTCTATCATGCAAACCCTTCTGTCACAG CTGAGACGGTATTATGAGCCCGAACAGGACCTGCTGCCCCCAGTTAAGCTGGAGTCATGCATCAGTGCACAGGGAGACCAGGTCTTCCTCCAGGAACCTCTG GCCCATTTGCTCTCCTGTACTGTTCATTGCCTGCTGTGGTGTCAGAGTACACGTGAGCCCGCTGCAGGAGCAAGCGATGATGAAGACGAGGATGAAGAGGAAGGGTTCCAGGACGAGCTCTGTGCTGTCCTGGAGAGCATCACCAGACGCATGCTGAAGACTGAGCTGGAGGACTTTGAGCTG GACAAGTCAGCCGAGTTCTCCATGGCGTCCAGCGTCGGGGTGAAGAACAGTATCTACGCTGTACTGGTGATGGGGATGTATGAAGTTCTCATAGAATACAACTTCATCACAGCCAACTACAG TAAGAGTCGTCTCCAGGATGTCTTGGAGCTCTTTAATCGTTACTATAAGCTTGCTGAGATCCTGAGGGAGAAATCTGGGAAGAGCCGCAGTACCTCCAGTAGGAGTCCACGCAGCCTCCTCTCCTTGGGCTTCGTGTCCTCCCTGCTCACAGCGCTCTTCAG GGACAGCGTTCAGAGCCATGAGGAGGGTCTGTCTGTTCTGCGCTCCAGTGTGGAGCTCCAACGTCACACCGTGAGCGTGGCCCTGCAGAAGCTCCAGCAGCTGGAGGAGACGGGCTACGCCGACACGCTGGAGGGCCTGAGCCCCGACAAGACCTTCCGCTACCTCTGTGACATCACCAG tgtgctggtgtggcgttaCACCAACATCCCATCTGCCGTAGAGGATGCTGGGAAGAAGGAGAAGGGAGTGAGCGTGtctctgctctgtgtggagggCCTGTTACGTGTCTTCAGTACGGTGCTGCAGCAGTATCCCACCAGAGTGGCCCGCTTCCTGCGCTCTCTCC GTGTttctggagaggaggaagaggaggaggaggaaggggagTCTGAGAACACTAACCTCACAGAAAAGGCAGCCTTCTACGTTCGCCAGTTCCAG CGCGCCCTGTTTACCCAGCTgagcggaggagaggaggactTCAACAGTAGAGAGGCCCAGCTCCTGGTCAGCGTCCTGAGCCTGCTGTCTCGCCTGCTGCAGCCCTGCTCTCCACAG TTTGCCCAGATGGTAACCTGGACAGTCAAAATCTGCAAAGAAACCAGCTTTG aggaCATATCCTTCAGTAAGGGTCTACTTTCACTGCTCTTCAGCCTGCATGTCCTCTACAAAAGTCCAGTGTCTCTGCTGTGGGAGCTGTGTCAGGACGTCCACAGCCAGCTGGGAGACATAGACCAG GATGTAGAAGTAGAGAAACAGTCCCACTTCGCCATGGTCAGcatgaagacagcagcagccaTCACG ctcGTAGTTTTGTCCCAGGTGGGGAAGGTATTGGATGAAGTGGAGTGGTTAATCGGCATGAAAAAAAGCCAGTTAACCTCTGAGAGGACGAGCACAG caGGTCAGCAGGACCCTGTAGAGAAAGCGGTGACCCTGCAGTTAGGGACCCTGCTAACGGCTCTGAATGAGCTGGTGCAGACAGcgctgccccctggtggctgCACAGACTTACTGCTGCGTGAGCTCAGCCGCACCTACAACATCCTCACCTCCTTCATCAAATAC TATATCAAGCTGTGTTCTACACAACCTGGCCAACTACCAGCCCGTCTGGAGAAACTG GTCAAGCTGTCAGGCTCTCACCTCACCCCGCAGTGCTATTGTTTCATCACCTATGTCCAG
- the fanci gene encoding Fanconi anemia group I protein isoform X2 — MGSGKSLELFPTILTALAGTETVAYGKGELSGDEYKKQLINSLCSSRWDPQSVIHLTTMFRDVPLSPEELQFVIEKVLRMFLKLDLQEIPPLVYQLLLLSAKGCKKLVLDGIKNYFRVQDLHQKDEQKKGETMDVEAQTIPQDQLRHVEGTTILHIVFAIRLDQELGKEFLKSIKVCQGQLLCPFSIALLLSVARIQRYEDQVFEFLKGAVIKSFKDEQLQQGSRFLQDLLPPSSSVSHMIIDTVKNSVFGWDHVTQSLVQLGFILMDSFGPKPGPFGKTTESPTGAAKTPSQLACRLGGQVLLESFKMHEPIRSEILEQVLNRLVTKTASPVTHFIELLSNIVISAPMILLESSSKVTETFDQLSFLPLSTVQGLLRAVQPLLKVSVSLKDALILVLRKAMFSSQLDGRKSAVAGFLLLLKNFRVLGSFAPSQSSQTMTSSQTMTSSQVQADVHSRYNSAANESFCLEILSSLRRCLGQQADVRLLLYQGFHDVLRRNSQLASSIMQTLLSQLRRYYEPEQDLLPPVKLESCISAQGDQVFLQEPLAHLLSCTVHCLLWCQSTREPAAGASDDEDEDEEEGFQDELCAVLESITRRMLKTELEDFELDKSAEFSMASSVGVKNSIYAVLVMGMYEVLIEYNFITANYSKSRLQDVLELFNRYYKLAEILREKSGKSRSTSSRSPRSLLSLGFVSSLLTALFRDSVQSHEEGLSVLRSSVELQRHTVSVALQKLQQLEETGYADTLEGLSPDKTFRYLCDITSVLVWRYTNIPSAVEDAGKKEKGVSVSLLCVEGLLRVFSTVLQQYPTRVARFLRSLRVSGEEEEEEEEGESENTNLTEKAAFYVRQFQRALFTQLSGGEEDFNSREAQLLVSVLSLLSRLLQPCSPQFAQMVTWTVKICKETSFEDISFSKGLLSLLFSLHVLYKSPVSLLWELCQDVHSQLGDIDQDVEVEKQSHFAMVSMKTAAAITLVVLSQVGKVLDEVEWLIGMKKSQLTSERTSTAGQQDPVEKAVTLQLGTLLTALNELVQTALPPGGCTDLLLRELSRTYNILTSFIKYYIKLCSTQPGQLPARLEKLVKLSGSHLTPQCYCFITYVQSGEMNVGANGKKKKKKEEEVASAKILRETKAVPTLIYNIEQYEKFLIYLSKKSKVNLMQYMKLSTSRDFRINAATLDAALQEQDNSQQTEETPVSEESQAPKKKKRKQ, encoded by the exons ATGGGTAGTGGCAAATCTCTGGAGCTCTTCCCCACTATCCTTACTGCCCTGGCGGGTACAGAGACTGTGGCCTATGgcaaag GTGAATTAAGTGGAGATGAATACAAGAAGCAACTGATCAACAGTCTGTGCTCAAGCAG GTGGGATCCACAGAGTGTTATCCACCTCACCACCATGTTCAG GGATGTGCCCTTATCTCCAGAGGAGCTGCAGTTTGTAATTGAGAAGGTCTTGAGGATGTTCCTCAAGCTGGACCTGCAAGAGATCCCTCCTCTGGTCTACCAGCTTCTCCTTCTTTCTGCGAAG ggCTGTAAAAAGCTTGTGCTGGATGGAATTAAAAACTACTTTCGAGTGCAGGACCTGCATCAGAAAGATGAGCAGAAGAAAGGAGA GACTATGGATGTGGAGGCACAGACCATCCCACAGGACCAGCTCAGACATGTGGAAGGAACCACCATTTTGCACATTGTATTCGCAATTCGCCTTGACCAGGAGCTCGGCAAGGAATTCTTAAAAAGCATCAAG gTTTGTCAAGGGCAGCTGTTGTGTCCCTTTAGTATTGCCCTGTTGCTTTCTGTGGCTCGCATACAGCGCTACGAGGACCAG GTGTTCGAGTTCCTGAAAGGAGCTGTCATTAAGAGTTTCAAGGATGAGCAGCTTCAGCAGGGTTCCAGGTTCCTACAGGATCTGCTGCCCCCAAGCAGCAGTGTCTCTCACATGATTATAGACACCGTCAAGAACAG TGTGTTTGGCTGGGACCACGTCACTCAGAGCCTGGTGCAGTTAGGGTTCATCCTTATGGACTCTTTTGGGCCAAAGCCAGGACCTTTTGGGAAGACAACTGAATCCCCCACTGGTGCAGCTAAAACCCCCTCCCAGCTGGCATGCCGCCTTGGTGGACAAGTTCTCCTGGAGAGCTTCAAA ATGCATGAGCCAATCAGAAGCGAGATCCTGGAGCAGGTGCTGAATCGACTGGTTACGAAGACGGCTTCaccagttacccatttcatcG AACTGCTCTCTAACATTGTCATCTCGGCTCCCATGATCCTCCTGGAGTCATCCTCAAAAGTGACTGAGACCTTTGACCAGCTGTCTTTCCTCCCTCTCAGCACAGTGCAGGGGCTTCTCAGAGCTGTTCAG CCACTGCTGAAGGTCAGCGTGTCCTTAAAAGACGCCCTGATTCTGGTGCTGAGGAAAGCCATGTTCTCCAG TCAGCTCGACGGGCGCAAGTCTGCCGTGGCCGGGTTCCTTCTGCTGCTGAAGAACTTCCGGGTCTTGGGCAGCTTTGCCCCCAGCCAGTCCAGCCAGACCATGACCTCCAGTCAGACCATGACCTCCAGCCAG gtcCAGGCAGACGTGCACTCGCGGTATAACTCTGCTGCTAACGAGTCCTTCTGTTTGGAGATCCTCAGTAGTCTGCGTCGATGCCTTGGTCAGCAGGCGGACGTGCGTCTCCTGCTCTACCAG GGTTTCCATGACGTTCTCCGACGCAACTCCCAACTGGCAAGTTCTATCATGCAAACCCTTCTGTCACAG CTGAGACGGTATTATGAGCCCGAACAGGACCTGCTGCCCCCAGTTAAGCTGGAGTCATGCATCAGTGCACAGGGAGACCAGGTCTTCCTCCAGGAACCTCTG GCCCATTTGCTCTCCTGTACTGTTCATTGCCTGCTGTGGTGTCAGAGTACACGTGAGCCCGCTGCAGGAGCAAGCGATGATGAAGACGAGGATGAAGAGGAAGGGTTCCAGGACGAGCTCTGTGCTGTCCTGGAGAGCATCACCAGACGCATGCTGAAGACTGAGCTGGAGGACTTTGAGCTG GACAAGTCAGCCGAGTTCTCCATGGCGTCCAGCGTCGGGGTGAAGAACAGTATCTACGCTGTACTGGTGATGGGGATGTATGAAGTTCTCATAGAATACAACTTCATCACAGCCAACTACAG TAAGAGTCGTCTCCAGGATGTCTTGGAGCTCTTTAATCGTTACTATAAGCTTGCTGAGATCCTGAGGGAGAAATCTGGGAAGAGCCGCAGTACCTCCAGTAGGAGTCCACGCAGCCTCCTCTCCTTGGGCTTCGTGTCCTCCCTGCTCACAGCGCTCTTCAG GGACAGCGTTCAGAGCCATGAGGAGGGTCTGTCTGTTCTGCGCTCCAGTGTGGAGCTCCAACGTCACACCGTGAGCGTGGCCCTGCAGAAGCTCCAGCAGCTGGAGGAGACGGGCTACGCCGACACGCTGGAGGGCCTGAGCCCCGACAAGACCTTCCGCTACCTCTGTGACATCACCAG tgtgctggtgtggcgttaCACCAACATCCCATCTGCCGTAGAGGATGCTGGGAAGAAGGAGAAGGGAGTGAGCGTGtctctgctctgtgtggagggCCTGTTACGTGTCTTCAGTACGGTGCTGCAGCAGTATCCCACCAGAGTGGCCCGCTTCCTGCGCTCTCTCC GTGTttctggagaggaggaagaggaggaggaggaaggggagTCTGAGAACACTAACCTCACAGAAAAGGCAGCCTTCTACGTTCGCCAGTTCCAG CGCGCCCTGTTTACCCAGCTgagcggaggagaggaggactTCAACAGTAGAGAGGCCCAGCTCCTGGTCAGCGTCCTGAGCCTGCTGTCTCGCCTGCTGCAGCCCTGCTCTCCACAG TTTGCCCAGATGGTAACCTGGACAGTCAAAATCTGCAAAGAAACCAGCTTTG aggaCATATCCTTCAGTAAGGGTCTACTTTCACTGCTCTTCAGCCTGCATGTCCTCTACAAAAGTCCAGTGTCTCTGCTGTGGGAGCTGTGTCAGGACGTCCACAGCCAGCTGGGAGACATAGACCAG GATGTAGAAGTAGAGAAACAGTCCCACTTCGCCATGGTCAGcatgaagacagcagcagccaTCACG ctcGTAGTTTTGTCCCAGGTGGGGAAGGTATTGGATGAAGTGGAGTGGTTAATCGGCATGAAAAAAAGCCAGTTAACCTCTGAGAGGACGAGCACAG caGGTCAGCAGGACCCTGTAGAGAAAGCGGTGACCCTGCAGTTAGGGACCCTGCTAACGGCTCTGAATGAGCTGGTGCAGACAGcgctgccccctggtggctgCACAGACTTACTGCTGCGTGAGCTCAGCCGCACCTACAACATCCTCACCTCCTTCATCAAATAC TATATCAAGCTGTGTTCTACACAACCTGGCCAACTACCAGCCCGTCTGGAGAAACTG GTCAAGCTGTCAGGCTCTCACCTCACCCCGCAGTGCTATTGTTTCATCACCTATGTCCAG